One window from the genome of Nitrospirota bacterium encodes:
- a CDS encoding AI-2E family transporter, whose protein sequence is MREEKDKHIEHLVSALVLFIIIIGCFFVLRPFISALLWAIILSFSTWPVYKWWEQLFKGRKTLAASFMTILLIGAFVLPIVVISVSFADEAAALVEKIREISAKGPPKLPAWISNIPLIGAEIQRYWLEWTLDHDKLADFLTPYIKPLRGQILAKGALMGQAIFQVLLSITVCFFFYRDGEETAQSLANFLRKIAGSRADRLIKVAADTTKGVVYGILGTAAVQGTAAGIGFVIAGVPGALLLGFITFFLALIPMGPPFLWVPVTIWLFYYKSAVSGIFMALWGTFVISGIDNVVKPLLISRGVNLPFILILLGVLGGVIAFGFIGIFLGPALLALGYSLISEWTSGKDSAEPDTD, encoded by the coding sequence GTGAGAGAAGAGAAGGACAAACACATTGAACACCTTGTCAGCGCCCTCGTTCTTTTCATTATCATAATAGGGTGTTTCTTTGTCCTCCGGCCCTTCATATCAGCTCTTCTGTGGGCTATTATCCTCTCCTTCTCGACATGGCCTGTATACAAATGGTGGGAACAGCTGTTCAAAGGAAGAAAGACGCTTGCAGCGTCGTTCATGACAATACTGCTTATCGGTGCATTTGTTCTTCCTATTGTCGTGATCAGTGTGAGCTTTGCTGATGAAGCTGCAGCACTTGTCGAAAAAATACGCGAGATTTCCGCAAAAGGACCCCCTAAGCTTCCGGCATGGATCAGTAACATTCCCCTCATAGGGGCTGAGATCCAGAGATACTGGCTGGAATGGACTCTTGACCATGATAAGCTGGCTGACTTTCTGACGCCTTATATAAAACCGCTCAGGGGACAGATTCTCGCAAAGGGTGCGTTGATGGGACAGGCAATTTTCCAGGTATTACTGAGCATTACCGTATGCTTCTTCTTTTATCGTGACGGAGAGGAGACAGCACAAAGCCTGGCTAATTTTCTGAGAAAAATCGCGGGTTCGCGTGCAGACAGGCTTATAAAGGTAGCCGCTGATACCACAAAGGGGGTCGTATACGGCATACTGGGAACCGCCGCTGTTCAGGGTACAGCCGCAGGAATCGGTTTTGTTATCGCAGGGGTTCCCGGAGCGCTCCTTCTGGGATTCATTACGTTCTTTCTTGCACTCATTCCCATGGGGCCGCCATTCCTTTGGGTACCTGTGACCATATGGCTCTTTTATTATAAAAGCGCGGTATCTGGGATATTCATGGCACTATGGGGCACGTTTGTGATCAGCGGCATCGACAATGTGGTCAAACCCCTGCTAATCAGCCGTGGAGTAAATCTGCCGTTTATCCTTATCCTTCTTGGGGTGCTTGGGGGCGTTATCGCCTTTGGGTTTATCGGGATCTTTCTTGGCCCTGCGCTTCTCGCACTCGGTTATTCACTTATCTCGGAATGGACATCAGGGAAAGATTCCGCTGAACCTGATACGGACTGA
- a CDS encoding YkgJ family cysteine cluster protein, translating into MMAFSDRNTIIPHNKPGVPPLSSEEREKILAHALRRMIMIGGKVFGIEDDAEPEVRVDCAARTPSCKANCCTYVFALTLEEVKKGIYRYNTENPFYMARDADGYCPYLDRAAFTCSIYEGRPIRCRKFACPF; encoded by the coding sequence ATGATGGCTTTCAGCGACAGAAATACAATTATCCCTCACAACAAACCGGGAGTTCCTCCGCTCTCATCCGAAGAACGGGAGAAAATTCTTGCACACGCGCTCAGGAGAATGATTATGATCGGGGGAAAGGTATTCGGGATCGAAGACGATGCCGAGCCGGAGGTGCGTGTGGATTGTGCCGCCAGAACTCCGTCATGCAAGGCAAACTGCTGCACCTATGTGTTTGCCCTTACCCTGGAAGAGGTAAAAAAAGGCATTTACCGGTACAATACGGAAAATCCCTTCTATATGGCGAGGGATGCAGATGGATACTGCCCTTACCTTGACCGCGCTGCGTTCACATGCAGTATTTACGAGGGAAGACCGATAAGATGCAGAAAATTTGCCTGTCCTTTCTGA
- a CDS encoding lysophospholipid acyltransferase family protein, whose translation MGKRINRDNVNLQGLTPISCIRCCLKTGAFCAVTLLLSPFYFFLLLLFYRWRTTVGPRLVQFYSKMCLVIFRVKIDHVEKHSRIHKVGKGILIISNHTSFLDIFVLSALFGTVFVSKAELKLYPIIGQIAWLMGVIFLDRESSRERIRVLKMIAHTCSSRILAVFPQGTTGRITERLPFSRGIFKVIQLNPELTLVPVTLHYQDDAEIAWHTPQTLREHAVRVCSRKGISVKVIVHNPVTFNDYREKTSSEICALVEKTVMEPLHAGE comes from the coding sequence ATGGGAAAAAGAATCAATCGCGATAATGTCAATCTTCAAGGGCTGACCCCAATAAGTTGCATAAGGTGTTGTCTGAAAACAGGTGCTTTTTGTGCGGTTACCTTACTGCTGTCACCATTCTATTTTTTCCTGCTGCTGCTCTTTTACCGCTGGCGAACGACTGTCGGACCAAGACTTGTCCAGTTCTATTCAAAAATGTGCCTTGTCATTTTTCGTGTGAAGATTGACCACGTGGAAAAACACAGTCGCATACACAAAGTGGGGAAGGGCATTCTCATAATCTCCAACCATACCAGCTTCCTGGATATTTTTGTGCTCTCCGCCTTATTCGGAACGGTATTCGTGAGTAAGGCCGAACTGAAACTGTATCCGATCATCGGCCAGATCGCATGGCTGATGGGTGTGATTTTTCTGGACAGGGAATCTTCCAGAGAAAGGATAAGGGTACTCAAGATGATTGCACACACATGCTCCTCACGCATTCTTGCCGTATTTCCGCAGGGGACCACCGGTCGTATCACCGAACGTTTGCCTTTCAGCAGGGGTATCTTCAAGGTGATCCAGCTCAATCCCGAACTCACGTTAGTCCCGGTAACGCTCCATTATCAGGATGACGCAGAAATTGCCTGGCATACACCGCAGACTCTCAGGGAGCATGCGGTCAGGGTATGTTCCAGGAAGGGGATATCTGTGAAGGTGATCGTCCATAATCCCGTCACTTTTAACGATTACCGGGAGAAGACTTCTTCCGAGATATGTGCACTCGTCGAAAAAACCGTGATGGAACCCCTGCACGCAGGAGAATGA
- a CDS encoding transposase has translation MARPLRIEYEGAAYHIISRGNRGEHIFAEDQDKEYFLETLQNAVKKYRIDLYAYCIMGNHYHLLLTTPYGALTKAMHYIGSAYGSFLRRQKGWIGHIFAGRYKSLCVEKEGYLLELSRYIHLNPVRAGLEEKPEGYTWSSYGYYIGKQKPPEWLNTDWFFVEYGKDRKAAWKQYRGFVEAGGEQPSGYPKEDITGQAILGSKGFIKKVIKGIQNNNKRSEEITAKRRYKTGTDLEEIRDAICGYYKVRELANISIPEERHAKLMFIYLSKKEASAFNREIAEMLGGMSPSGVTHQYKRTVKRLEEDRRLQKEWEKESIAIMSIFKG, from the coding sequence ATGGCAAGACCCCTGAGGATAGAGTATGAAGGCGCGGCATATCACATCATATCGCGGGGCAACAGGGGTGAACATATCTTTGCAGAGGATCAGGACAAGGAATACTTCCTCGAAACACTGCAAAACGCAGTCAAGAAATACAGGATAGACCTCTATGCCTACTGCATCATGGGAAACCATTACCATCTGCTTCTGACAACGCCATATGGAGCACTCACAAAGGCAATGCACTACATAGGGTCAGCCTACGGGAGTTTTCTCAGACGGCAAAAGGGATGGATAGGGCATATTTTTGCAGGCAGATATAAATCATTGTGTGTGGAGAAAGAGGGATATCTGCTTGAACTGAGCAGATACATCCATCTGAATCCTGTAAGGGCAGGGCTTGAAGAAAAGCCTGAGGGATACACGTGGAGCAGCTATGGATACTATATAGGGAAGCAAAAGCCCCCTGAGTGGTTGAATACGGACTGGTTTTTTGTAGAATATGGCAAGGACAGAAAAGCAGCCTGGAAGCAATATAGGGGATTTGTCGAGGCCGGGGGAGAGCAGCCCTCAGGATATCCGAAAGAAGATATCACCGGGCAGGCAATCTTGGGGAGTAAGGGGTTCATCAAGAAGGTCATAAAGGGGATACAGAACAACAATAAGCGGTCAGAAGAGATAACGGCAAAGAGGAGATATAAGACCGGGACAGACCTTGAAGAGATACGGGATGCCATATGCGGATATTACAAGGTAAGGGAACTTGCCAATATAAGCATACCGGAAGAACGCCACGCCAAGCTGATGTTCATATACCTGTCAAAGAAAGAGGCTTCTGCGTTCAACAGAGAGATCGCGGAGATGCTAGGGGGAATGAGCCCATCGGGCGTGACCCATCAGTATAAGAGAACAGTGAAACGGCTTGAGGAAGACAGAAGATTACAGAAGGAATGGGAAAAAGAATCAATCGCGATAATGTCAATCTTCAAGGGCTGA
- a CDS encoding glycogen/starch/alpha-glucan phosphorylase: MEKRKKIAPQSSGKKSETVRTALNVKAIRQSMIDNLYFHLAKVPNNATRNDWYISLAYTVRDRMIQQWTSTLQNFTDDITVVAYLSSEFLTGPQLGNHLVNLGIRDAVSQAVKGLGLDLDDLIEQEAEPGLGSSGLGRLAACYLDSLATSGIPAIGYGIRYEFGPFAQDIRDGWQTESTDKWLHYGNPWQIPRPEITYSVNLGGRTESYYDEQDCFRVRWIPNFSIKGTAYDTPVSGYKAAPVNLLRLWKAEAAESFDLETFNTGDYFGALNEKIATESISKILYPDDEPYAGKQLRLAQDYFFVSCALKDMIRLHLLRWKNISSFSNSFSVHLNDTHPAIAVVELMRLLVDEHLVNWDKAWYITQNTFSYSNHTMLPEALQKWALPLFGGILPRHLEIIYEINRRFLDEIWLQYPSQDDKVNRLSVVDESDQRYVRMAQLACLGSHAVSAVSENHSDQLRKTVFPDLYELYPERFHKITNGVSPRRWMVLSNPKLADLLSDTIGDKWITQFEDITQLESFADDPEFMKKWQKVKRTNKQNLAGIISKRTGISVDPDSLFDIQLKRIHEYNRPHLNVLHIITLYNRIRKNPQADIMPRTFIFGGKTSPGYFIAKLIIKLINAVAETVNSDPDVSGRLKVVFFPDFNVKNGQKIYPAADLSEQITIAGKEATGTGNMKFSMNGALTIGTSGGTNTEILEDVGADNFFLFGLTADEICRLKSEGYNPTGHYEGNQELKDAIHLISSGFFSKKDANLFKPLVDSLLCRDEHMVFADYQSYIECQGRVGAMFRDREQWTKRSILTVARMGNFSSDRSIREYNETIWHASPLKTDRESA; this comes from the coding sequence ATGGAAAAAAGAAAAAAAATAGCCCCTCAGTCTTCAGGGAAGAAATCTGAGACCGTCCGGACTGCGCTGAACGTGAAAGCGATCAGGCAATCGATGATTGATAATCTCTACTTTCATCTTGCAAAAGTCCCGAATAACGCAACCAGAAATGACTGGTACATATCACTCGCGTATACAGTCCGGGACAGGATGATCCAGCAATGGACAAGTACTCTTCAGAATTTCACTGATGATATTACGGTCGTTGCATATCTGTCTTCTGAATTTCTGACGGGACCGCAGCTCGGGAATCACCTGGTGAATCTCGGGATTCGCGATGCAGTGTCGCAGGCAGTCAAGGGTCTGGGTCTCGATCTCGACGACCTTATTGAACAGGAGGCGGAACCCGGTCTCGGCAGCAGTGGACTTGGCAGGCTCGCGGCCTGCTACCTGGATTCCCTTGCAACCTCCGGAATTCCTGCGATAGGATACGGGATTCGCTATGAATTCGGCCCCTTTGCACAGGATATCCGGGATGGATGGCAGACCGAAAGCACCGACAAGTGGCTTCATTATGGCAATCCATGGCAGATCCCGCGTCCCGAGATCACCTATTCCGTAAATCTGGGCGGCCGCACCGAGTCATATTATGATGAGCAGGACTGTTTCCGTGTGCGCTGGATTCCCAATTTCTCGATCAAAGGTACTGCGTATGATACTCCGGTATCCGGATACAAAGCCGCTCCGGTAAACCTGTTGCGTCTCTGGAAAGCAGAGGCAGCAGAATCTTTTGATCTTGAAACCTTTAATACCGGGGATTATTTCGGCGCACTCAATGAAAAGATCGCCACGGAATCAATCAGTAAGATCCTTTACCCGGATGACGAACCGTACGCCGGGAAACAGCTGCGTCTGGCCCAGGACTATTTCTTTGTGTCGTGCGCACTGAAAGACATGATACGCCTGCATCTCCTCAGATGGAAAAATATCAGCAGCTTCTCGAACTCCTTCTCGGTGCACCTTAATGATACCCACCCTGCAATTGCCGTGGTGGAACTGATGAGACTGCTTGTCGACGAACATCTGGTGAACTGGGACAAGGCCTGGTACATTACACAAAACACCTTCTCCTATTCAAATCACACTATGCTCCCCGAAGCACTCCAGAAATGGGCTCTCCCCCTGTTCGGAGGCATTCTCCCGAGACACCTTGAAATCATCTATGAGATCAACCGGCGTTTTCTTGACGAAATATGGCTGCAGTATCCCTCTCAGGACGATAAGGTCAACCGCCTCTCTGTGGTAGATGAGAGCGATCAGAGGTATGTACGGATGGCACAGCTTGCATGCCTTGGAAGCCATGCAGTCAGTGCAGTTTCAGAAAACCATTCAGATCAGCTCAGAAAAACCGTATTCCCTGACTTGTATGAACTGTATCCCGAAAGGTTTCACAAGATAACAAACGGGGTATCACCAAGGAGATGGATGGTACTCAGCAATCCGAAACTTGCCGATCTTCTCTCGGATACCATAGGCGACAAATGGATCACTCAGTTTGAAGACATAACACAGCTCGAATCCTTTGCCGATGATCCGGAGTTCATGAAAAAATGGCAGAAGGTGAAGCGCACAAACAAACAGAATCTCGCAGGGATCATCAGCAAACGGACCGGGATATCGGTCGATCCCGACTCGCTTTTTGACATCCAGTTGAAGCGCATTCACGAATACAACCGGCCACACCTCAATGTGCTGCATATTATTACCCTCTACAACAGAATCAGAAAGAATCCTCAGGCGGATATCATGCCACGAACTTTCATCTTTGGAGGCAAGACGTCTCCGGGCTATTTCATCGCGAAGCTCATCATAAAGCTGATCAATGCAGTTGCGGAAACAGTAAACAGCGATCCTGATGTATCCGGCCGTCTTAAGGTGGTATTTTTCCCTGACTTTAATGTGAAAAACGGCCAGAAGATCTATCCGGCGGCTGACCTTTCTGAACAGATCACCATCGCCGGGAAGGAGGCAACCGGAACGGGAAACATGAAGTTTTCCATGAATGGTGCACTGACTATCGGGACTTCAGGAGGAACAAATACCGAAATCCTTGAAGATGTGGGTGCTGATAACTTTTTCCTTTTCGGGCTGACTGCCGACGAAATCTGCCGCCTGAAGTCAGAGGGGTATAATCCAACAGGACACTATGAGGGCAATCAGGAGCTAAAAGACGCGATACATCTGATCAGTTCCGGGTTCTTTTCAAAAAAGGACGCAAACCTCTTTAAACCCCTGGTTGATTCCCTGCTGTGCCGGGATGAACATATGGTTTTTGCCGATTATCAGTCTTACATAGAATGTCAGGGACGGGTCGGTGCAATGTTCAGAGACAGGGAACAGTGGACAAAGAGGTCAATTCTGACTGTTGCGAGGATGGGGAATTTCTCATCCGATCGTTCCATACGCGAATACAATGAAACAATATGGCATGCTTCTCCGCTGAAAACCGATCGCGAGAGTGCATAA
- a CDS encoding TIGR00730 family Rossman fold protein, with the protein MNTKGLSEAIKSSSLLSQVVGAEKLFLSGRRKRGEDLESAVRFFLEFLHGFESFDFDSPCVTVFGSARFPERHRYYELARELGRALANAGYAVMTGGGPGIMEAANRGAKEGGGLSLGCNITLPFEQKPNPYLDKFIEFEHFFVRKVMLVKYSTAFVVMPGGFGTLDEAFEVITLAQTGKLERFPVIGMVKDFWDHLRRFMHDTMLAEGTISTDDMDLIHGANTVEDAIRIIKGLSRGNF; encoded by the coding sequence ATGAATACCAAAGGATTGTCGGAAGCAATCAAGTCTTCTTCCCTTCTCAGCCAGGTTGTTGGCGCTGAAAAGCTCTTCCTCTCCGGCCGCCGGAAACGGGGAGAAGACCTTGAGAGTGCGGTAAGGTTTTTTCTTGAGTTCCTGCATGGCTTCGAGAGTTTTGATTTTGACAGCCCATGCGTTACCGTGTTCGGGTCAGCACGGTTTCCTGAAAGGCACCGGTATTATGAGCTGGCGCGGGAACTCGGCCGCGCGCTTGCCAACGCAGGGTATGCGGTCATGACCGGCGGCGGCCCCGGCATCATGGAGGCTGCAAACCGTGGCGCAAAGGAAGGAGGAGGGTTAAGCCTCGGCTGCAATATCACGCTCCCCTTTGAACAGAAACCCAATCCGTATCTTGATAAATTCATAGAATTTGAGCACTTTTTTGTCAGAAAGGTCATGCTTGTGAAATACTCCACAGCCTTTGTCGTAATGCCGGGGGGGTTCGGCACTCTCGATGAGGCGTTTGAAGTGATTACCCTCGCACAGACAGGCAAACTCGAGCGTTTCCCGGTTATCGGGATGGTAAAGGACTTCTGGGACCACCTCCGCCGCTTCATGCATGACACAATGCTGGCCGAGGGCACCATAAGCACTGATGATATGGATCTGATACACGGGGCAAATACGGTTGAAGATGCAATCCGTATCATTAAGGGCCTTTCCCGCGGGAACTTCTGA
- a CDS encoding ferritin family protein: protein MNAVEMAIKMEQEAVDFYKKCAEKTHNSVGKKMFLSIAEDESYHIACANKVIEGKEFHPAEVTPLKDMKAIFEQNKDSMLQRVASTADELEALNIAMKMEKETIDFYKNAAARATNPAEKAFFECLIKDEEEHFAIFQNTHSFLSDTGNWFMWEEHSIVEG from the coding sequence ATGAACGCTGTTGAAATGGCAATAAAAATGGAACAGGAAGCAGTTGATTTTTATAAAAAATGCGCGGAAAAAACGCACAACTCCGTGGGCAAAAAGATGTTTCTGAGCATTGCTGAAGACGAGAGTTACCACATTGCCTGCGCAAATAAGGTAATCGAGGGCAAGGAATTTCATCCTGCCGAAGTTACCCCTCTGAAGGACATGAAGGCAATCTTCGAACAGAACAAGGATTCCATGCTGCAACGGGTAGCTTCAACTGCCGATGAACTGGAGGCCCTGAATATCGCGATGAAAATGGAGAAAGAGACGATAGACTTCTACAAAAACGCAGCTGCCCGGGCCACGAATCCTGCTGAGAAGGCTTTTTTTGAATGCCTCATTAAGGATGAAGAAGAGCATTTTGCGATCTTCCAGAACACACATTCTTTTTTGTCTGATACCGGTAACTGGTTCATGTGGGAAGAACACAGTATCGTGGAAGGATAA
- a CDS encoding DUF4870 domain-containing protein: MQDTTELHGTIEKPFRIWGMLCHLTALLGVIGIPLGNIAGPLIVWLLKKDSHPFVHEQGRESLNFQLSMTLYALVAALLIYLRIGFFLLLLIAGINFILVVIASVRAFSGETFIYPLKMKIIRK, from the coding sequence TTGCAGGATACTACTGAACTTCATGGAACAATAGAGAAACCTTTTCGTATTTGGGGGATGCTGTGCCATCTGACTGCACTGCTGGGTGTGATCGGGATACCACTGGGTAATATCGCCGGACCTCTGATCGTTTGGCTCCTGAAAAAGGATTCCCATCCATTTGTGCACGAGCAGGGGAGAGAATCCCTGAATTTTCAGCTGTCGATGACACTGTATGCGCTGGTAGCTGCACTCTTAATCTATCTCAGAATAGGATTCTTTCTCCTTCTGCTTATCGCCGGGATAAATTTTATTCTCGTGGTCATCGCATCGGTAAGAGCATTCAGCGGAGAAACTTTCATTTATCCCCTGAAGATGAAAATAATCAGGAAATAG
- a CDS encoding alpha/beta hydrolase — MEHSVSVKDLKIRYLQKGTGAPVVLFHGYSFSADTWVETGLFNALARDYCVYSFDMPYGIKSRSDKLDTENREHYAEFVHDLLKTLVIHTPSLIGASISGEVTLRYLIGGHSAQAAIVIGPAGMNALAGQLGRITTPLLGIWGDQDTISPPSHAELIREHVKNAEVRIIEGAGHACYLDEPGIFMKIVKGFLQRVSA; from the coding sequence ATGGAACATTCAGTATCTGTAAAAGATTTGAAGATCCGTTATCTGCAAAAAGGGACGGGAGCACCCGTTGTGCTTTTCCACGGGTACAGCTTTTCTGCTGATACATGGGTTGAAACAGGGCTGTTCAATGCATTGGCACGAGACTATTGTGTGTATTCTTTTGACATGCCATACGGAATAAAGAGCCGTTCAGACAAGCTGGACACAGAAAACAGGGAACACTATGCAGAATTTGTGCATGATCTGCTGAAGACACTTGTTATCCATACACCATCTCTCATCGGCGCATCCATAAGCGGGGAGGTTACATTGCGGTATCTGATCGGCGGTCACAGCGCGCAGGCAGCTATAGTGATCGGACCGGCAGGCATGAATGCTCTCGCCGGGCAGCTCGGAAGGATCACGACACCTTTGCTTGGCATCTGGGGAGATCAGGACACCATATCTCCGCCGTCGCACGCAGAACTCATCCGGGAACATGTGAAGAATGCCGAGGTGCGCATCATAGAAGGTGCAGGTCATGCCTGTTATCTGGATGAGCCCGGGATTTTCATGAAAATTGTGAAAGGTTTTCTTCAGCGAGTCTCTGCCTGA
- a CDS encoding FAD-dependent oxidoreductase, with protein sequence MKKRLVLAGGGHAHLTTLLKLKDYVRKGHRVTLISPSEYHYYSGMGPGMLSGIYKPHELRFHIRKTAEDRGADFLCDLVVSIDPYRRILHLKSGMNIPYDIVSFNTGSSINQDFIDIGGDSIFPVKPIENLLAARERILGEFPDMPGNILVAGGGPAGVEISANVWRLLRDNNLQAEIYLISAGTLMENFPRRVRNLVVNSFRKRRIIILEQNAVQSLKNGNAMLSDGSTMPFAVAFLASGVRPSNIFRKSGLETGEDGGLLVNSSLQSITYPEIFGGGDCISFREQPLPKIGVHAVRQNTILYHNLLAALEGRRLLSYSPQTQYLLIFNMGDGKAIFWRNRLVFHGRLPFLLKNHIDRKFMRQFQVSGELNEPYHCERKDK encoded by the coding sequence ATGAAAAAACGTCTCGTACTTGCCGGCGGAGGACACGCACATCTGACAACTCTTCTGAAGCTCAAGGATTACGTGCGGAAAGGTCATCGGGTAACCCTTATAAGTCCCTCGGAATATCATTATTACTCAGGCATGGGTCCGGGGATGCTGTCCGGCATCTACAAACCTCATGAACTCCGTTTTCATATCAGAAAAACCGCTGAAGACCGTGGTGCAGATTTCCTCTGTGATCTGGTAGTCAGCATTGATCCTTACAGGCGCATTCTCCATCTGAAGTCAGGGATGAACATTCCATACGATATTGTATCCTTTAACACGGGCAGTTCGATCAATCAGGATTTCATTGATATCGGAGGGGACAGCATTTTCCCCGTAAAGCCTATAGAGAATCTTCTGGCAGCAAGAGAACGTATTCTGGGTGAATTCCCCGATATGCCCGGCAACATTCTTGTTGCAGGCGGAGGTCCTGCCGGTGTCGAGATTTCGGCCAATGTCTGGAGACTGCTCCGTGACAATAATCTGCAGGCTGAGATATATCTGATCAGCGCCGGAACCCTTATGGAAAATTTTCCCAGAAGAGTCCGGAACCTTGTCGTCAACTCTTTTCGGAAACGAAGAATCATAATCCTTGAGCAGAATGCGGTACAATCTCTGAAAAACGGCAATGCCATGCTCAGCGATGGCAGCACCATGCCATTTGCAGTCGCCTTTCTTGCTTCCGGTGTAAGACCATCGAATATCTTCAGGAAATCCGGACTGGAAACAGGTGAAGACGGCGGTCTGCTTGTCAATTCCAGTCTTCAGAGCATCACATATCCTGAAATATTCGGCGGCGGAGACTGTATCAGCTTCCGGGAACAGCCGCTGCCAAAGATAGGAGTGCATGCAGTAAGGCAAAATACAATTCTCTACCATAATCTCCTCGCTGCCCTTGAAGGTAGACGCCTCTTGTCTTACAGCCCGCAGACCCAATATCTGCTTATTTTCAACATGGGGGACGGAAAGGCTATTTTCTGGAGAAACCGGCTGGTGTTTCATGGGAGACTGCCGTTTCTGCTGAAAAATCATATTGACAGAAAATTCATGCGGCAGTTTCAGGTATCCGGGGAACTTAACGAACCCTATCACTGTGAAAGGAAGGATAAATGA
- a CDS encoding rhodanese-like domain-containing protein codes for MSIVDYFKPVDSMTADEVRDFLREKNPGEYNLVDVRQPSEYEKGHLPGAVLIPLGELRERAGELNSRKPTILY; via the coding sequence ATGAGCATAGTTGACTATTTCAAGCCTGTCGATTCAATGACTGCCGATGAGGTACGGGACTTTCTCCGTGAGAAGAATCCCGGGGAGTATAATCTCGTTGACGTACGTCAGCCCTCGGAATATGAAAAAGGACACCTCCCCGGCGCCGTTCTGATCCCTCTGGGGGAGTTGAGGGAGCGCGCCGGTGAACTTAACAGCAGGAAACCCACAATACTCTATTGA
- a CDS encoding ferritin family protein, whose translation MAGGIRAWNGLVAEGEPEAGIVYFPESSEPRELIAFAWLLEEGSRKFYSALPSIFPDEKDIRIFHDLSTAEEHHKESLLSLYKTVSGQEPDVHFPHSVLGEKIHDDIMEGGVHVQEALRWVTGKNLHRVLEISMSLETNAYDLYLKMHQRMGEDRARKVFLMLAKEEKQHLARLAALLEKMT comes from the coding sequence ATGGCTGGCGGTATACGTGCATGGAATGGACTTGTTGCAGAGGGTGAACCTGAAGCAGGGATTGTATACTTTCCTGAATCATCAGAACCCCGTGAACTCATTGCATTCGCATGGCTTCTTGAGGAGGGTTCGAGGAAATTTTATTCTGCTCTGCCTTCAATCTTCCCTGATGAAAAGGACATCAGGATATTCCATGATCTTTCTACAGCCGAAGAGCACCACAAAGAATCTCTTCTTTCACTTTACAAGACCGTATCTGGCCAGGAGCCGGATGTACACTTTCCGCATTCTGTTCTCGGAGAAAAAATACATGACGATATTATGGAAGGGGGAGTGCACGTTCAGGAGGCACTCCGCTGGGTGACCGGAAAAAACCTCCACCGGGTCCTTGAAATCTCCATGTCCCTCGAAACAAACGCGTACGACCTCTATCTGAAAATGCATCAGCGCATGGGTGAAGACAGGGCCAGAAAAGTATTTCTGATGCTCGCAAAAGAAGAAAAACAGCATCTTGCGAGGCTTGCAGCACTGCTGGAGAAAATGACATAA